One window of Sus scrofa isolate TJ Tabasco breed Duroc unplaced genomic scaffold, Sscrofa11.1 Contig2258, whole genome shotgun sequence genomic DNA carries:
- the LOC110258514 gene encoding olfactory receptor 7A10-like produces the protein GNLLIILSVNSDSHLHTPMYFFLSNLSFVDICFTSTTIPKMLVNIQTENKLITYAGCITQLYFSTLFGGWDNFLLAVMAYDHFFAICHPLHYVVKMSPQFCGPLVLVSWILGALNSLLQTLMVLQLSFCTDLEIPHFFCDLDEVVKLSCSDTFLNDTVLYFSAGLLAGGPLAGILYSYSKIVSTVCRISSAQGKYKAFSTCASHLSVVSLFYFSVLGNYLMSAATHSSHSTAVASVMYTVVTPMLNPFIYSLKNKDLKGALKRFCEMTGVKWTTVLKVTNCP, from the coding sequence ggaaacctgctcatcatcctttCTGTCaactctgactcccacctccacacacccatgtacttcttcctctccaatctgtcctttgtggacatatgttttacttccaccaccatcccaaagatgctagTGAATATACAGACAGAGAATAAACTTATAACCTATGCAGGCTGCATCACCCAGTTGTATTTTTCTACACTCTTTGGAGGTTGGGATAACTTTCTTCttgctgtgatggcctatgaccactTCTTTGCCATTTGCCACCCCCTGCACTATGTGGTCAAAATGAGCCCCCAGTTCTGTGGACCTCTGGTGCTGGTGTCCTGGATCTTGGGTGCCCTGAACTCCCTGCTACAAACCCTAATGGTGTTACAACTCTCCTTCTGTACAGACTTGGAAatcccccactttttctgtgatcTCGATGAAGTGGTCAAACTTAGCTGTTCTGACACTTTTCTTAATGACACTGTGTTGTATTTTTCAGCTGGGCTGCTGGCTGGTGGCCCCCTTGCTGGTATCCTTTATTCTTACTCTAAGATAGTTTCCACCGTATGTAGAATCTCATCAGCTCAAGGgaagtataaagcattttccacctgtgcctctcacctctcagttgtctccctgttttatttttcagtcctaGGAAATTACCTTATGTCTGctgctacccacagctcacactcGACTGCAGtagcctcagtgatgtacacagtggtcacacccatgctgaaccccttcatctacagtctgaaGAATAAAGACCTAAAAGGGGCTCTGAAGAGATTCTGTGAGATGACAGGTGTAAAATGGACAACTGTCCTGAAGGTGACGAACTGCCCTTGA